The DNA window TTCGATGAACATTTCGTCCTCGATATTCTGGTCGATGATGGTCAGGCGCGTGGTTTGGTCGCGATGAATATGATGGAAGGCACGCTGGTGCAGATCCGCGCCAACGCAGTAGTGCTGGCGACCGGCGGTGCAGGACGCGTTTATCGCTACAATACCAACGGTGGTATCGTCACTGGCGATGGTATGGGTATGGCACTAAGCCACGGCGTACCGCTGCGTGACATGGAGTTCGTGCAATATCATCCGACCGGCCTGCCGGGTTCAGGCATCCTGATGACCGAAGGCTGTCGCGGTGAAGGCGGCATTCTGGTCAACAAGGACGGATACCGCTATCTCCAGGATTACGGTATGGGACCGGAAACGCCGTTGGGCGAACCGAAAAACAAATACATGGAGCTTGGCCCACGCGACAAAGTCTCCCAGGCTTTCTGGCACGAATGGCGTAAAGGCAACACCATTCCAACCTCGCGTGGCGATGTGGTTTATCTTGATCTGCGCCATTTGGGTGAGAAAAAGCTGCTTGAACGATTACCGTTCATTTGTGAACTGTCGAAAGCCTACGTCGGCGTAGACCCGGTGAAAGAGCCGATCCCAGTGCGTCCAACTGCGCACTACACCATGGGCGGCATCGAAACCGATCAGCAGTGTGAGACGCGAATCAAAGGACTGTTCGCCGTCGGCGAGTGTTCTTCTGTGGGCTTGCACGGCGCGAACCGTCTGGGCTCCAACTCGCTGGCAGAGCTGGTGGTCTTTGGCCGTATGGCAGGTGAGCAGGCCATCAAGCGCGCCGCTGAAGCTGGAGAAGTTAATAGCGCGGCGCTGGACGCGCAGGTCGTCGATATCGAAAAACGCCTGAAAGATCTTGTGAATCAGGAAGGTAACGAGAACTGGGCGAAGATCCGTGACGAAATGGGTCTGTCGATGGAGGAAGGCTGCGGCATCTACCGTACGCCAGAGCTAATGCAGAAAACCATCGATAAGCTGGCCGAACTGCAGGAACGCTTCAAGCGTGTACGCGTCACTGACACTTCCAGCGTGTTCAATACCGACCTGCTTTATACCATTGAGTTGGGTCATGGCCTGAACGTCGCTGAATGCATGGCGCACTCAGCCATCGCTCGTAAAGAGTCCCGCGGTGCTCATCAGCGTCTGGATGAAAGCTGCACCGAGCGTGACGATGTCAATTTCCTTAAACACACGCTCGCTTTTCGCGATGCCGATGGCACCACGCGCCTGGAGTATGGTGACGTAAAAATCACCACTCTACCACCAGCAAAACGTGTGTACGGTGCTGAAGCGGAAGCAGCCGAGAAGAAGGAGACGACGAATGGCTGATATGAAAAATATG is part of the Klebsiella huaxiensis genome and encodes:
- the frdA gene encoding fumarate reductase (quinol) flavoprotein subunit; translated protein: MQTFQADLAIIGAGGAGLRAAIAAAQANPNAKIALISKVYPMRSHTVAAEGGSAAVAQDHDSFEYHFHDTVAGGDWLCEQDVVDYFVHQCPKEMTQLEQWGCPWSRRPDGSVNVRRFGGMKIERTWFAADKTGFHILHTLFQTSLQFPQIQRFDEHFVLDILVDDGQARGLVAMNMMEGTLVQIRANAVVLATGGAGRVYRYNTNGGIVTGDGMGMALSHGVPLRDMEFVQYHPTGLPGSGILMTEGCRGEGGILVNKDGYRYLQDYGMGPETPLGEPKNKYMELGPRDKVSQAFWHEWRKGNTIPTSRGDVVYLDLRHLGEKKLLERLPFICELSKAYVGVDPVKEPIPVRPTAHYTMGGIETDQQCETRIKGLFAVGECSSVGLHGANRLGSNSLAELVVFGRMAGEQAIKRAAEAGEVNSAALDAQVVDIEKRLKDLVNQEGNENWAKIRDEMGLSMEEGCGIYRTPELMQKTIDKLAELQERFKRVRVTDTSSVFNTDLLYTIELGHGLNVAECMAHSAIARKESRGAHQRLDESCTERDDVNFLKHTLAFRDADGTTRLEYGDVKITTLPPAKRVYGAEAEAAEKKETTNG